One Betta splendens chromosome 8, fBetSpl5.4, whole genome shotgun sequence DNA segment encodes these proteins:
- the LOC114860725 gene encoding alpha-1,6-mannosylglycoprotein 6-beta-N-acetylglucosaminyltransferase B, with translation MIAASTDLSIMVRRCLLTFKPFRIFVLGIGFFSLCFLMTSLGGQFSAKRPGDSPFTVRAEVLGGQESRGVLRKISDMLEVIMKRMDALSKLGNTTDTHRLDELSSALDRIQPIGLVERIQAIAQNMSDMAVRVEQILQRSMASGRARDGALGQCETPKDPRYPDCASKMDWMRARWTSDPCYAFYGVDGSDCSFLVYLSEVEWFCPPLAWRNQTATPTLKPPPRRQALFQSDVGALLEQVGTGKESLSFMKRRIRRLAAQWAAAARRLDERLRGGWRERRRILVHVGFLTEESGDVFSPKVLKGGPLGEMVQWADIVTALHVLGHDLRISVSLKELHGFLGVPPGRGSCPLTGPLPFDLIYTDYHGLQQMKQHMGLSLRKHKCHIRVIDTFGTEPAYNHEEYATLHGYRTNWGYWNLHGQQYMTMFPHTPDNSFMGFVAEELNETERLHIQRSKVNNMAVVYGKEANMWKLQGKEKVLSILHRYMDVHGTVYYETQRPPEVPAFVKNHGLLPQQELQQLLRRAKLFVGFGFPYEGPAPLEAIANGCVFLQPRFSPPRSSLNHEFFRGKPTSREVSSQHPYAEQNIGRPHVITIDFNNSEEFDATVREIMKIKVEPFLPYEYTCEGMLERLHAYIQNQDFCSPEEPFPAGNWSWLGSAAGPFALQPNSSVLLWASNASSHASWPPLAALRLLASLEGESCVTACHGAGLVCEPALYRFINIKEAFSALDFQCEGLESEMNHLLPAFSAEHAECGLQQDPLLFSCAGSSAKYQRLCPCRDYRAGQVALCRDCL, from the exons ATGATCGCAGCCAGCACCGACCTTTCCATTATGGTGAGGAGATGCCTGCTTACTTTCAAACCGTTCAG GATCTTCGTGCTCGGCATCGGcttcttcagcctctgcttcctcatgaCCTCTCTCGGGGGCCAGTTCTCGGCCAAGCGGCCCGGAGACTCTCCGTTCACGGTGCGGGCCGAAG TGCTCGGTGGTCAGGAGTCTCGTGGGGTCCTGAGGAAAATCAGCGACATGCTGGAGGTGATCATGAAGAGGATGGACGCTCTGTCCAAACTGGGGAACACCACCGACACCCACCGGCTGGATGAGCTCAGCTCGGCCCTGGACAG GATCCAGCCCATCGGGCTCGTGGAGCGCATCCAGGCCATAGCCCAGAACATGTCGGACATGGCGGTGAGGGTGGAGCAGATCCTGCAGCGCAGCATGGCCAGCGGCAGAG CTCGGGACGGAGCATTAGGACAATGCGAGACTCCCAAGGATCCCCGCTATCCAGACTGTGCAAGCAAGATGGAT TGGATGCGAGCTCGCTGGACCTCGGATCCCTGCTACGCCTTCTACGGGGTGGACGGCTCCGACTGCTCCTTCCTGGTCTACCTGAGCGAGGTGGAGTGGTTCTGTCCCCCGCTGGCCTGGAGGAACCAGACGGCTACGCCCACGCTGAAGCCTCCACCCAGGAGACAG GCGCTCTTCCAGTCGGACGTGGGggctctgctggagcaggtgggcACCGGGAAGGAGTCGCTGAGCTTCATGAAGCGGCGCATACGACGGCTGGCGGCGCagtgggcggcggcggcgcggcggctggACGAGCGGCTGCGCGGCGGCTGGAGGGAGCGGAGACGG ATTCTGGTCCATGTGGGCTTTCTGACTGAGGAGTCCGGGGACGTCTTCAGCCCCAAGGTTCTGAAGGGGGGTCCTCTGGGGGAGATGGTCCAGTGGGCCGACATCGTCACGGCGCTGCACGTGCTGGGACACGACCTGAGGATCTCGGTGTCTCTGAAGGAGCTGCACGG gtttctGGGCGTCCCCCCGGGGAGAGGCAGCTGCCCGCTGACCGGACCGCTGCCCTTTGACCTCATCTACACCGACTACCACggcctgcagcagatgaagcagcacaTGGGCCTGTCGCTGAGGAAGCACAA GTGCCACATCCGAGTGATTGACACCTTCGGCACGGAGCCGGCCTACAACCACGAGGAGTACGCCACCCTGCACGGCTACCGGACCAACTGGGGCTACTGGAACCTCCACGGCCAGCAGTACATGACCATGTTCC CCCACACTCCAGACAACTCCTTCATGGGCTTTGTGGCCGAGGAGCTGAACGAGACGGAGCGGCTGCACATTCAGCGGAGCAAGGTCAACAACATGGCCGTCGTTTACGGCAAAGAGGCCAACATGTGGAAG CTTCAA GGGAAGGAGAAGGTTCTGTCCATCCTGCACCGTTACATGGACGTGCACGGGACCGTGTACTACGAGACGCAGCGCCCCCCAGAGGTGCCCGCCTTCGTGAAGAACCACGGCCTGCTGcctcagcaggagctgcagcagctgctcagacggGCCAAG CTCTTCGTGGGGTTCGGCTTCCCGTACGAAGGCCCCGCCCCTTTGGAGGCCATCGCCAACGGCTGCGTCTTCCTGCAGCCCAGGTTCAGTCCCCCGCGCAGCTCGCTCAACCACGAGTTCTTCAGAGGGAAGCCCACGTCCAGGGAG gtGTCCTCTCAGCATCCGTACGCCGAGCAGAATATCGGCAGGCCGCACGTCATCACCATCGACTTCAATAACTCCGAGGAGTTCGACGCCACCGTTCGGGAAATTATGAAGATTAAA gtggagcccTTCCTGCCCTACGAGTACACCTGTGAGGGGATGCTGGAGAGACTGCACGCCTACATCCAGAACCAG GACTTCTGCTCCCCCGAGGAGCCCTTCCCTGCGGGGAACTGGTCCTGGCTGGGCAGCGCCGCGGGCCCCTTCGCCCTGCAGCCCAACTCCAGCGTCCTGCTCTGGGCCTCCAACGCCAGCTCCCACGCGTCATGGCCGCCGCTCGCCGCCCTGCGGCTGCTGGCGTCGCTGGAGGGCGAGTCCTGCGTCACGGCGTGCCACGGCGCCGGGCTGGTGTGCGAACCCGCCTTGTACCGGTTCATCAACATCAAGGAGGCCTTCAGCGC GTTGGACTTCCAGTGCGAGGGGCTGGAGTCGGAGATGAACCACCTCCTCCCCGCCTTCTCGGCAGAACACGCTGAATGCGGTCTGCAGCAGGACCCGCTGCTGTTCAGCTGCGCCGGCTCCAGCGCCAAGTACCAGCGCCTCTGCCCGTGCAGGGACTACCGGGCCGGACAGGTGGCGCTGTGCAGGGACTGCCTATGA